TCGACGGCTCGGAGGACAATGCCGGCGCCATCGTCGACGCGGGTTTGATCGAGGAGGCGAAGGCCCGGGGAATCGATCTCGTGGCGCATCTGGCGAACAACGATGCCTATTCCGCCTTCTCGGCCCTCGACCGGCTCGTCGTGACGGGTCCGACACTCACGAATGTCAACGATTTCCGCGCCATTCTTATTCGCTGACGGACTTGGTTGACTCCCGAAAGCGCCGACCTTGCAGGGCCATCATGGCGAGCCTCGCCCGTTGGTTAAGGATTCCCGCAATGGCCGATTGCTTACCGAACGGCGCGATGACATAAGCGGGCCTGCGGGATCTTGAGCAGGTTCGCCGATGATCGATTGGTTGATGAAGAGGCCGGCGTCGACGGTGCTGGGCGGCTGTCTCGCCTTGTTTCTGCTCTATGAGCTATCCGTCGTTTTCTTTGCCTATACTGGCGATGCCTATGTGAACAGCGATACGGTGACGCTCTCGGCAGAAATCGAGGGACCGATCGCCAAGCTGAACGTGCATGAAAACGAGGTGGTGGCGAAGGGTGCCCCGCTTTTCACTATCGACCCGACACCGTATCAGCTCGCCGTGGACGAGAGTTCGGCGGCGCTCGCGAACGCGGAGGCAACGCTTGCGCTCTCGCGAGACCGTCTAACCGCATCCCAGGCGGACCTCGCCTCTGCCCAGGCCAGCGAGACGGCCGCGCGAGAGACTTATAATCGTGTCAGCAGCCTCGCGCGGTCGGAGTTCGCCTCCGGCCAGGCCATCGATGACGCGACGCGCGACCTTGCGACCGCCACGGCGCGCACCGCCGCCGCAGCTGCCGATGTGGATGTGGCCCGACAGACGATCGCCGTGAATGCCGCGAGTGTGCAGCAGGCGCAGGCGACGCTCAATCGCGCGCGCTACCAGCTCGGCAAGACCGCGATCATCGCCCCGGATGCCGGGCGCGTCGCTCCCTTCACGGCGCGCGTCGGGGATTATCTGCAGGTCGGCAACCAGGTGCTGACCCTCGTCACCGACAACAGGCGGCGGGTTGTGGCGAACCTGTCGGAGCGGCATTTGGCGCGTCTGCGGCCGGGCCAGCGGGTGTGGCTGACGCTCGGCTCGCAGCCATGGGTCGTGCATGCCGGCCGTGTGACCAGCGTGGCGCCCGGCGTGGCGCGCTCGCCAAACGCGCCGCTCACGCTGCCTTATGTTGATCCGACGACCGACTGGGTCCGCCTGCCACGTCGCTTCCCAGTCGATATCGCGCTCGACACCTGGCCGGTCGACCTCGGCTTCTATCTGGGTGCCGACGCGCGCGTTCTCGTCATTTTCTGAGGACGCGAGGCGGATGGACGCGATCTCCCGCCAAAGCCTCGTGACCGCCGCGGCATGCCTGATCGCCACGCTGGTCGCCATCGCGGCGGGGTTGGAACAACCTTTCTGGGCGACCATCACGGCCTTTATCGTGTCCAACGTCGACACATCAGCGCTGGTGACGAAGGCTGTGCTGCGGCTCGTGGGAACGGCGATCGGCTGCGTCGTCGGCTATTTCGCGGCAGTTGCGATGGAAGGGTTACCTTTCGCACAGGCAGCCGCCCTGTTCCTGGCCTCTGCGGTCGGCACCTATGGCCGTTTTCGCAGCCGCTTCAGCTATGCGTGGATTCTCGGAGCCGCGAGCGTGATGCTGCTCGTCACGAGCAGCATGAGCGATCCGACGGACCTCTACATCTTTGCCTGGACGCGCTTCTACGAGATCTCCATCGGCGTCACGGTCGCGACCGTTCTCGCCTGGGGCTTCGCCGCGAGCGGACCTATCAGTATCGTGCCGGCGCCGGTGGCTGTCTCCCGCGAGGCGGCGCTCGAGCAGGGCGTGTCCGCCGGCATCGCGGCGGTCGTTATCGCGCTGCTCTGGAACTGGTTCGATCTGCCGAGCCTGCCGCAGGTGATTGTCACGAGCCTCGTTGTGGTGAGCCAGGATCTCGGCGCGTCACGCCTGCGCGGCGCGCAGCGCATAATGGGATGCATCCTTGGTGGCTGCCTTGGCCTCATCGTCATCCTGATCGATGCGGCCGACTTTCTATGGTGGGCTGTCGCACTCGTATCGGGCATCTTCCTGGCGTCACGACTGCACCTCAGTCCACATAAGCATGCTTATGTCGGCACGCAGATCGGCATCGCCTTCATGATCACGCTCGTGACAGGCGGTGGCCCCCCCGACAGCATACTAGCCCCGGTCAACCGCCTTTCCGGAATGGTCGCCGGCGTGGCGGTCATGCTGACGGTAATGTGGATGATGAGCGGCAAGCTGCACCGCCTCACACCCGCCTGAGCTCGTATTCGCAATTTGCATGACACTTCGCCGCGGGTTCCGTCACAATCGGAGGCCAAGAGCCCTCCGGCATCGCCTCGGTGCGTGATCAGGGACTCGGTTTTAATCTCGGGGAAATGCCATGGAAATCCGCAATCTCGGCCGGTCGGGCCTGCGCGTCTCGGTAGTTGGCCTTGGCTGCAACAACTTCGGCGGCCGGCTTGATGTGGAGGCGACGCGGCGCGTCGTGCACAAGGCGATCGACGCGGGGATCACCCTGTTCGACACGGCCGACGTCTATGGCAACCGCGGTGGTTCGGAAAACCACCTCGGGGAAGTCCTTGGTCCGCGCCGCAAGGACATCGTGCTCGCCACCAAATTCGGCATGGCGATGGACGACGTGGATGTGCTCAGGGGCGGCTCGCGCCGCTATATCATGGCCGCCGTCGAGGCCAGCCTGAAGCGCCTCAAGACGGACTGGATCGACCTCTATCAGTTGCATCGCCCCGATCCGCTGACGCCGATCGAGGAAACCTTGCGCGCCCTCGACGATCTTATCCGCGACGGCAAGGTCCGCTATATCGGTTGCTCGAATCTGCCGGGCTGGCAGGTGGTCGAGGCGCATTTCACGGCGCGCCAGCTCGGCATCAACGGCTTCGCCTCCGTCCAGGACGAGTACAGTCTGGTCGAGCGCGGGATCGAGCGGGAGCTCGTGCCAGCCGCGTCCCGCTACGGCTTCGGCCTTCTGCCCTTCTTCCCGCTGGCGAGTGGACTGTTGACGGGCAAGTACAAGCGGGGCGAGGCGCCGCCGCCCGGCACACGCTTCGCCGAGCAGCGCTATGCCGATCGCTACTTCAATGACCGGAACTGGAACGTGGTCGAGGCCCTGCGAGGCTTCGCCGAGGCGCGTGGCCACAGCCTGCTTGAACTCGCCTTCAGCTGGCTCGCAGCGCGGCCGCTCGTCGCGAGCGTGATCGCAGGCGCCACCAAGCCGGAGCAGGTAGAGGCGAACATCAAGGCGGCCGGTTGGCGCCTGACGGCGGAGGACATGGCTGAGATCGATCGCATCACCGGCACGCCAGCCTGAGCGGAGCCGAACACCGTCCATGTCATCGTCCAGTTGGCGGATCTTCCGGGAGCGGGATTTCTCCCTTTTCCTCAGCGCGCGCTTTTGCGCGTCGATCGCGCAGCAGATCACCGATATCGCCGTCGGCTGGCTGGTCTACGACCTGACCGGCAGTGCGCTTGCGCTCGGACTGGTGGGTCTCGCGGCCTTTCTGCCAGTTATCAGCCTCGTGCTTGTGACCGGTCACGTGGCGGATCGGGTCGACCGTCGGCTCATCATGATGGCCTGTTTCGCACTGAACACGTTCATCTGTGTGGGCCTCGCTCTCTTCGCCATCTGGCAGCCGCCCGAGGTATGGCCCCTCTATGCGCTCGTCGTGCTAATGGGCGTAGCGCGGGCCTTCTACCAGCCGGCAAGCCAAGCATTCGTCCCGAACCTGGTGCCCCGCGCCCTCTTCGGGCAGGCCATTGCCTGGAGTTCATCGGTCGGCCAGGTCGCTGTCATTGCGGGTCCGGCGATCGGCGGCCTCCTGTATATAGCGGGTGCCCATGTGGCCTTCGGGGGCGCGGCCTTGCTCTTCCTGGTGGCAGCGGTCGCGGTCACATTGATCCGCCTGCGCGCGGAAAAGGTTCCACCGCCCAAGGTCGACTGGTCGACACTCATCGCGGGATTGACTTTCATCCGTGGCAAGCCGGTTCTCTTCGGTGCCATCACGCTCGACCTCTTCGGCGTGTTGCTCGGCGGTGCCACCGCGCTCCTTCCCATCTATGCCAGCGACATACTGCATATCGGTCCGGTGGGCCTTGGGCTCCTGCGCAGCGCCCCGGCGGTTGGTGCGGCCGCAATGGCTCTGTTACTGGCGCATCGTCCCATCGCCCGGAATGCCGGTAAGCGGATGTTCGCTGCCGTCATCCTGTTCGGGCTGGCGACCATCGTGTTCGGCCTTTCGACGAACTTCTATCTCTCGCTCGGTGCGTTGGTCATCCTCGGCGCCTCGGACATGATCAGCGTGTTCGTCCGCCAGACGCTCGTGCAGGCCGATACACCGGATACCATGCGCGGCCGGGTTGCCGCCGTGAACACGGTGTTCATCGGCGCTTCCAACCAGCTTGGCGAATTCGAGTCGGGTACACTCGCGGCCTTCATCGGCGCCGCGCCGGCGGTCGCGCTGGGCGGCCTCGGTACCATCGCGATCGCGGTGGTGTGGACCCGCCTCTTTCCGGCGCTGCTCCACCGCGACCGGCTTGTGGAATAAGGATTCCGCGTTGACTTTTGGTGGAAGTGGGCGTCTAGCTGCCTGACGCGACGGTCCTCGTGAGAGGTCAAAAGGGAATACCGGTGCGGGGCGCGTTGCCCCAAGGCCGGAGCTGCCCCCGCAACTGTGAGCGGTTGAGGCGCGAACCACGACAGCCACTGGATCTGCCGTCTTTCCGGCGGCGATCTGGGAAGGCGGTTCGCACCGATGATCCGCAAGCCAGGAGACCTGCCTTCGCGATGGAAGCCATGGAACTGCCGGTGGGGCAGTGAAGGAGGTCGCGGTGTCGAATGTTGCCGTTGCGGGACTAGGTTCTCGCGCTGAGGTTCTGAAAGTTGCCCTCGTCGCCTTTGCGATGGGCGTCGCGCTCGTTTTCGTGACGGGCTTCGCGCATCCCGAGGCCGTCCACAACGCGGCCCATGACACGCGCCATGCGCTGAGCTTTCCCTGCCACTGATCGCGGCATGTTCAATCGTGTGCTGGCCGTTGCCCTTGTGGCCGGCCTTGTTGCGGGACTTGCGATCGCGGTCCTGCAGCATTTCACCACGACTCCGCTGATCCTGGCTGGGGAAAAATTCGAGAAGCCCGAGAGCGCGGCCGCGCTCGACGGCATGGCCGCCGGTCTGTTCGGCGCCCACATGGTTCAGACATCGGGCGTCGTCCTGGCTCATAACGTCATCAAGGCGCATGCGCCAGCCGGGGAGGGCGGCGACCATGCCGAGGGCTGG
This portion of the Chelatococcus sp. YT9 genome encodes:
- a CDS encoding HlyD family secretion protein, whose translation is MIDWLMKRPASTVLGGCLALFLLYELSVVFFAYTGDAYVNSDTVTLSAEIEGPIAKLNVHENEVVAKGAPLFTIDPTPYQLAVDESSAALANAEATLALSRDRLTASQADLASAQASETAARETYNRVSSLARSEFASGQAIDDATRDLATATARTAAAAADVDVARQTIAVNAASVQQAQATLNRARYQLGKTAIIAPDAGRVAPFTARVGDYLQVGNQVLTLVTDNRRRVVANLSERHLARLRPGQRVWLTLGSQPWVVHAGRVTSVAPGVARSPNAPLTLPYVDPTTDWVRLPRRFPVDIALDTWPVDLGFYLGADARVLVIF
- a CDS encoding FUSC family protein encodes the protein MDAISRQSLVTAAACLIATLVAIAAGLEQPFWATITAFIVSNVDTSALVTKAVLRLVGTAIGCVVGYFAAVAMEGLPFAQAAALFLASAVGTYGRFRSRFSYAWILGAASVMLLVTSSMSDPTDLYIFAWTRFYEISIGVTVATVLAWGFAASGPISIVPAPVAVSREAALEQGVSAGIAAVVIALLWNWFDLPSLPQVIVTSLVVVSQDLGASRLRGAQRIMGCILGGCLGLIVILIDAADFLWWAVALVSGIFLASRLHLSPHKHAYVGTQIGIAFMITLVTGGGPPDSILAPVNRLSGMVAGVAVMLTVMWMMSGKLHRLTPA
- a CDS encoding aldo/keto reductase, which encodes MEIRNLGRSGLRVSVVGLGCNNFGGRLDVEATRRVVHKAIDAGITLFDTADVYGNRGGSENHLGEVLGPRRKDIVLATKFGMAMDDVDVLRGGSRRYIMAAVEASLKRLKTDWIDLYQLHRPDPLTPIEETLRALDDLIRDGKVRYIGCSNLPGWQVVEAHFTARQLGINGFASVQDEYSLVERGIERELVPAASRYGFGLLPFFPLASGLLTGKYKRGEAPPPGTRFAEQRYADRYFNDRNWNVVEALRGFAEARGHSLLELAFSWLAARPLVASVIAGATKPEQVEANIKAAGWRLTAEDMAEIDRITGTPA
- a CDS encoding MFS transporter, with translation MSSSSWRIFRERDFSLFLSARFCASIAQQITDIAVGWLVYDLTGSALALGLVGLAAFLPVISLVLVTGHVADRVDRRLIMMACFALNTFICVGLALFAIWQPPEVWPLYALVVLMGVARAFYQPASQAFVPNLVPRALFGQAIAWSSSVGQVAVIAGPAIGGLLYIAGAHVAFGGAALLFLVAAVAVTLIRLRAEKVPPPKVDWSTLIAGLTFIRGKPVLFGAITLDLFGVLLGGATALLPIYASDILHIGPVGLGLLRSAPAVGAAAMALLLAHRPIARNAGKRMFAAVILFGLATIVFGLSTNFYLSLGALVILGASDMISVFVRQTLVQADTPDTMRGRVAAVNTVFIGASNQLGEFESGTLAAFIGAAPAVALGGLGTIAIAVVWTRLFPALLHRDRLVE
- a CDS encoding CbtB-domain containing protein, which encodes MSNVAVAGLGSRAEVLKVALVAFAMGVALVFVTGFAHPEAVHNAAHDTRHALSFPCH